The following proteins are encoded in a genomic region of Bradyrhizobium sp. SK17:
- a CDS encoding HAMP domain-containing sensor histidine kinase gives MRRPAALGPQGRFRIVQLLRAVPIRWRILSIALLNSAVVIVLAVLIWNGSKVLGSAWDDVRQVRESDKILARLESETSRLQNLIHRYINQPSPDLFAEILLLREAVLGTLTNRASTDPMLSGSVEQLERVTSRFLDGFGELRTLQTKISKTYDEQVLTPTKDMAGLYSIIEGATGHRDALIWPALGKSREAFTSLLVAANAYYLSLASSSAEEARRNIDTIEKTIPVMTDLAENDLQRMALARLKVKTGELRDGLGRLSEQLTSRTDLLRNSIDASQADAIGAIDDLSVKMRQREQKAQETFDKTLSSISRRVLSIAVIFLGIIMSAGVMIALSIRLPLAQILAAMRAITSGDLDRPVQGTSTKDEVGAMARAVEVFRENAIAKRKTEDELRAAKEKAESALLELNTAQQNLIDAERLAALGGLVAGVAHEVNNPIGISLTVASSFARRAEMFESDLKTEPLRRSKLDEFVRNSRDASQQLVANLQRAGELIQSFKQVAVDRSHAERRQFGLSEATDQIVASLRPVLKRAAITLAVDVPEGLLIDGYPGAYGQILTNLFLNAVNHAFADGRSGTITISARGRGADDVEIIFADNGAGMTPDVQRQAFDPFFTTRRNEGGTGLGLHIVYNLVTQQLGGRMMLESRVGQGTTFRIIMPRIAKGAAKGEPTITDAAADGTSQWPNRTMSSN, from the coding sequence ATGCGACGGCCGGCGGCGCTTGGGCCGCAGGGCCGTTTCCGTATCGTCCAGCTGCTGCGGGCAGTCCCGATCCGCTGGCGCATCCTCTCGATCGCGCTGCTCAACTCCGCGGTCGTGATCGTGCTCGCGGTGCTGATCTGGAACGGCTCGAAAGTGCTCGGCTCGGCCTGGGACGATGTCCGCCAGGTGCGGGAATCCGACAAGATCCTGGCCAGGCTCGAGAGCGAGACCAGCCGGCTGCAAAACCTGATCCATCGCTACATCAACCAGCCGAGCCCGGACCTGTTCGCGGAAATCCTGCTGCTGCGCGAGGCCGTGCTCGGCACGCTGACCAACCGGGCCTCGACCGATCCGATGCTGTCGGGCTCGGTCGAGCAACTGGAACGCGTCACCAGCCGCTTCCTCGACGGCTTCGGCGAGCTGCGCACGCTGCAAACCAAGATCTCCAAGACCTATGACGAACAGGTGCTGACGCCGACCAAGGACATGGCCGGGCTCTATTCGATCATCGAGGGCGCGACCGGGCATCGCGATGCCCTGATCTGGCCGGCGCTCGGCAAATCGCGCGAGGCGTTCACCTCGCTCCTGGTCGCCGCCAACGCCTATTATCTATCGCTGGCCTCCTCGTCGGCCGAGGAAGCCCGCCGCAACATCGATACGATCGAGAAGACGATCCCGGTGATGACCGATCTGGCCGAGAACGATTTGCAGCGCATGGCGCTGGCGCGGCTCAAGGTCAAGACCGGCGAGCTGCGCGACGGGCTCGGCAGGCTGAGCGAACAGCTCACCAGCCGCACCGACCTGTTGCGCAACTCGATCGACGCCAGCCAGGCGGACGCGATCGGGGCGATCGACGATCTCTCGGTGAAGATGCGCCAGCGCGAGCAGAAGGCGCAGGAGACCTTCGACAAGACGCTGTCGTCGATCTCGCGGCGGGTGCTATCGATCGCCGTGATCTTCCTCGGCATCATCATGTCCGCCGGCGTCATGATCGCGCTGTCGATCCGGCTGCCGCTGGCGCAGATCCTGGCCGCGATGCGCGCGATCACCTCGGGAGACCTCGACCGGCCGGTGCAGGGCACCTCCACCAAGGACGAGGTCGGCGCGATGGCGCGCGCGGTCGAGGTGTTCCGCGAGAATGCGATCGCCAAGCGCAAGACCGAGGACGAGCTGCGTGCGGCCAAGGAGAAGGCCGAGAGCGCTTTGCTCGAGCTCAACACCGCGCAGCAGAACCTGATCGATGCCGAGCGCCTCGCCGCGCTCGGTGGCCTGGTCGCCGGCGTCGCCCACGAGGTCAACAATCCGATCGGCATCAGCCTGACCGTCGCATCGAGCTTCGCCCGTCGTGCCGAGATGTTCGAGAGCGACCTGAAGACCGAGCCGCTGCGGCGTTCCAAGCTCGATGAATTCGTCCGCAACTCGCGCGACGCCTCGCAGCAGCTGGTCGCCAATCTGCAACGCGCCGGCGAGCTGATCCAGTCGTTCAAGCAGGTCGCGGTCGATCGCTCGCATGCCGAGCGCCGCCAGTTCGGCCTGAGCGAAGCCACCGACCAGATCGTGGCGAGCCTGCGCCCGGTGTTGAAGCGGGCCGCCATCACGCTGGCCGTCGATGTGCCCGAGGGATTGCTGATCGACGGCTATCCCGGTGCCTATGGGCAGATCTTAACCAATCTTTTCCTCAACGCCGTCAATCATGCCTTCGCCGACGGCCGCTCCGGCACCATCACGATCTCGGCACGCGGGCGCGGCGCCGACGATGTCGAGATCATCTTCGCCGACAACGGCGCCGGCATGACCCCGGACGTGCAGCGGCAGGCGTTCGACCCGTTCTTCACGACGCGCCGCAACGAAGGTGGTACGGGCCTCGGCCTCCACATCGTCTATAACCTGGTCACCCAGCAGCTCGGCGGACGCATGATGCTGGAGTCAAGGGTAGGACAAGGCACCACTTTTCGCATTATCATGCCCAGGATCGCCAAGGGGGCTGCCAAGGGCGAGCCCACGATCACTGACGCAGCAGCCGACGGAACCAGTCAATGGCCGAACAGGACGATGTCCTCCAACTGA
- the pyrE gene encoding orotate phosphoribosyltransferase — protein MSKSASRARLAEIIRKRSFGRGEITLASGRKSDFYFNLKPTMLDPEGAALLAELTYEALKDDRLDFVGGLEMGAVPLAGAIAQLSWLKGHPIAAFFVRKKPKEHGARLSVEGLAKGETLVGKRIVIVEDVTTTGGSALKAAEAVREAGGEIALVFTMVDREEGATETFSEAGLQFRALYKAGEFLKD, from the coding sequence TTGTCCAAATCAGCCTCCCGCGCCCGCCTCGCCGAGATCATCCGCAAGCGCTCGTTCGGCCGCGGCGAGATCACCTTGGCGTCGGGCCGCAAGAGCGACTTCTATTTCAACCTGAAGCCGACGATGCTCGATCCCGAGGGCGCCGCGCTGCTCGCCGAGCTCACCTATGAGGCGCTGAAGGACGACAGGCTCGATTTCGTCGGCGGGCTCGAGATGGGCGCGGTGCCGCTCGCCGGCGCGATCGCACAGCTGTCCTGGCTGAAGGGCCATCCGATCGCCGCCTTCTTCGTGCGTAAGAAGCCGAAGGAGCACGGCGCGCGATTGTCGGTCGAAGGGCTCGCCAAGGGCGAGACGCTGGTCGGCAAGCGGATCGTGATCGTCGAGGACGTCACCACGACCGGCGGCTCGGCGCTGAAGGCAGCGGAAGCCGTACGCGAAGCCGGCGGCGAGATCGCGCTGGTCTTCACCATGGTCGACCGCGAGGAAGGCGCGACCGAGACCTTCTCCGAAGCCGGGTTGCAGTTCCGCGCGCTGTACAAGGCCGGCGAGTTCCTGAAGGACTGA
- a CDS encoding GIY-YIG nuclease family protein produces MDAAVYYVYILASRRHGTLYIGVSNDLRNRLTLHRSGRGSQFVKKYGVTRLVYVETYASPQEAIAREKALKEWRRDWKVRLIEQDNPEWSDLSHLL; encoded by the coding sequence ATGGATGCCGCAGTCTATTACGTCTACATCCTTGCGAGCCGCCGCCACGGAACGCTCTACATCGGCGTCAGCAATGATCTTCGCAATCGGCTTACACTCCATCGCTCCGGACGCGGCTCACAGTTCGTCAAGAAGTACGGCGTCACGCGACTGGTTTACGTCGAGACCTACGCTTCACCACAGGAGGCGATTGCACGCGAAAAGGCGCTGAAGGAATGGCGCCGTGACTGGAAGGTTCGCCTGATCGAGCAAGACAATCCGGAGTGGAGCGACCTGTCCCATCTTCTCTGA
- a CDS encoding LysE family translocator, translating into MPHTSALLGFALVSLGMVLTPGPNMIYLISRSITQGPAAGIVSLGGVALGFVFYMLCAAFGITALLFAIPYAYDALRFAGAAYLLWLAWQALRPGGRSPFQVKTMKVDGPRKLFAMGFVTNLLNPKIAMLYLALLPQFIDPTGGSVLTQSLALGSIQIAISVSVNAMIALAAGSIAVFLGTRPTWLLVQRWLMGTVLTGLAVKMALEARRA; encoded by the coding sequence ATGCCCCACACCTCCGCTCTGCTCGGCTTTGCGCTCGTCTCACTTGGCATGGTGCTGACGCCGGGTCCGAACATGATCTATCTGATCTCGCGCTCGATCACGCAGGGGCCGGCGGCCGGCATCGTGTCGCTCGGCGGCGTCGCGCTCGGCTTCGTGTTCTACATGCTGTGCGCGGCGTTCGGCATCACCGCGCTGCTGTTCGCGATCCCCTATGCCTATGACGCGCTGCGCTTCGCCGGCGCGGCCTATCTCCTCTGGCTCGCGTGGCAGGCCCTGAGGCCCGGCGGCCGCTCGCCGTTCCAGGTCAAGACGATGAAGGTCGACGGCCCGCGCAAATTGTTCGCGATGGGCTTCGTCACCAACCTCCTGAACCCGAAGATCGCGATGCTCTATCTGGCGCTACTGCCGCAGTTCATCGACCCGACCGGCGGCAGCGTGCTGACGCAGTCGCTTGCGCTGGGCTCGATCCAGATCGCGATCAGCGTCAGCGTCAATGCGATGATCGCGCTCGCCGCCGGCTCGATCGCCGTGTTCCTCGGCACCCGCCCGACCTGGCTGCTGGTGCAGCGCTGGCTGATGGGCACCGTGCTGACCGGGCTCGCAGTGAAGATGGCGCTGGAGGCGCGGCGGGCCTAA
- a CDS encoding DUF3369 domain-containing protein encodes MAEQDDVLQLIDDTESPPEDSPVRKWKIAVIDDDHAVHEGTRFALSDYNLNGATLEILSAYSAAEGRTLMRDNPDIAAVLLDVIMETDVAGLELVEYIRNEIRNETVRIILRTGQPGQAPERRVIVQYDINDYKAKTELTADKLFTSLTAALRSYQQLERMVQTRRGLEIIIDAASTLYDFKSMQRLAEGVLTQLASLLNVDCAGILVLRDDGNAAACDFSVLACSGCYSRFIGTTSSRALDADLRHMVEEAFQRRKNEFADHRSVLYSRTGSGREVVVLLQAERQLSDTDRALVEIFSSRLSIAFDNVILYQQLHEANTQLEDRVVQRTRALMQANRRLSAQWLRLQRANGFKNEILGTVAHDLKNPLGVILGRTEMLTELIGAGSPKENVTAQVEHIRDATKRLTSMVDHLISDAMADAFDITIRREPVDVAALVNEVTEANLPSAVNKQQSISVSGPQHFVTMCDADRIREAIDNLVSNAIKYSPIGGKITVGVSHEGEDTVIRIADQGPGLSPEDLSRLFGRFQRLSAKPTAGESSTGLGLSIVKRIIDMHGGHVTAQSPGPGQGSTFTVTLPATETS; translated from the coding sequence ATGGCCGAACAGGACGATGTCCTCCAACTGATCGACGACACCGAGAGCCCCCCGGAGGATTCGCCGGTACGAAAATGGAAGATCGCCGTGATCGACGACGATCACGCCGTCCATGAAGGCACCCGTTTCGCGCTCAGCGACTACAACCTGAACGGTGCGACGCTGGAGATCCTCTCGGCCTACTCTGCGGCCGAAGGCCGCACGCTGATGCGGGACAATCCCGACATCGCGGCGGTGCTGCTCGACGTCATCATGGAGACCGACGTCGCCGGCCTCGAGCTCGTCGAGTACATCCGCAACGAGATCAGGAACGAGACCGTCCGCATCATCCTGCGCACCGGCCAGCCCGGCCAGGCGCCGGAGCGCCGCGTCATCGTGCAGTATGACATCAACGACTACAAGGCGAAGACCGAGCTCACCGCCGACAAGCTGTTCACCTCGCTGACCGCGGCGCTGCGCAGCTACCAGCAGCTCGAGCGCATGGTGCAGACCAGGCGCGGGCTCGAGATCATCATCGATGCCGCCTCGACGCTGTACGATTTCAAGTCGATGCAGCGACTCGCCGAGGGCGTGCTGACCCAGCTCGCCTCGCTGCTCAATGTCGATTGCGCCGGCATCCTGGTGCTGCGCGACGACGGCAACGCGGCCGCCTGCGACTTCTCGGTGCTGGCCTGCTCGGGCTGCTACAGCCGCTTCATCGGCACCACCTCGTCGCGGGCGCTCGATGCCGATCTCCGCCACATGGTCGAGGAAGCCTTCCAACGCCGCAAGAACGAGTTCGCCGACCATCGCAGCGTGCTCTATTCGCGCACCGGCTCTGGCCGCGAGGTGGTGGTGCTGTTGCAGGCCGAGCGCCAGCTTTCCGATACCGACCGCGCGCTGGTCGAGATCTTCTCCAGCCGGCTGTCGATCGCGTTCGACAACGTGATCCTGTACCAGCAGTTGCACGAGGCCAACACCCAGCTCGAGGACCGCGTCGTACAGCGCACCCGCGCGCTGATGCAGGCCAACCGGCGGCTGTCGGCGCAATGGCTGCGTTTGCAGCGCGCCAACGGCTTCAAGAACGAGATCCTCGGCACCGTCGCCCACGACTTGAAGAATCCGCTCGGCGTCATCCTCGGCCGCACCGAGATGCTGACCGAACTGATCGGCGCCGGCTCGCCAAAGGAGAACGTCACCGCCCAGGTCGAGCACATCCGCGACGCCACCAAGCGGCTGACCTCGATGGTCGATCATTTGATCTCGGATGCGATGGCGGATGCCTTCGACATCACGATCCGCCGCGAGCCGGTCGATGTCGCAGCTTTGGTCAACGAGGTCACCGAGGCCAATCTGCCCTCGGCCGTCAACAAGCAGCAGAGCATCTCGGTCTCCGGGCCGCAGCATTTCGTCACGATGTGCGACGCCGACCGGATCCGCGAGGCGATCGACAATCTGGTCAGCAACGCCATCAAATATTCGCCGATCGGCGGCAAGATCACGGTTGGGGTCAGTCACGAGGGCGAGGACACCGTGATCCGCATCGCCGACCAGGGTCCCGGCCTCAGCCCGGAAGATCTCAGCCGGCTGTTCGGCCGGTTCCAGCGGCTGTCGGCCAAGCCGACCGCGGGCGAGAGCTCGACCGGGCTCGGCCTTTCGATCGTCAAGCGCATCATCGACATGCATGGCGGCCATGTGACCGCCCAGAGCCCCGGCCCCGGACAGGGCTCGACCTTTACGGTTACACTGCCGGCGACAGAGACATCATGA
- a CDS encoding glutathione S-transferase family protein, whose product MTIELHTWNTPNGRKISVALEEMGLPYKVIPVNISKGEQMAPAFLAISPNNKIPAIVDPDGPGGKPVSIFESGAILLYLGEKTGRFLPKPLAERIPVYEWLMWQMGGFGPMPGQVHHFIALENEQDRAYGLKRYMAETRRLYGVLDRRLDGRDFVAGDLSVADFAILGWAWRHPRHKVELSDFPNVKRWYEALMARPATKRGMEAKLD is encoded by the coding sequence ATGACCATCGAGCTGCACACCTGGAACACGCCCAATGGCCGCAAGATCTCGGTCGCGCTGGAGGAAATGGGGCTGCCCTACAAGGTGATCCCGGTGAACATCAGCAAGGGCGAGCAGATGGCGCCGGCCTTCCTCGCGATCAGCCCGAACAACAAGATCCCGGCGATCGTCGATCCCGACGGCCCCGGCGGCAAGCCGGTCAGCATCTTCGAATCCGGCGCGATCCTGCTCTATCTCGGCGAGAAGACCGGCAGGTTCCTGCCGAAGCCGCTGGCCGAGCGGATCCCGGTCTATGAGTGGCTGATGTGGCAGATGGGCGGCTTCGGCCCGATGCCGGGCCAGGTGCATCATTTCATCGCGCTGGAGAACGAGCAGGACCGCGCCTACGGCCTGAAGCGTTACATGGCCGAGACGCGGCGGCTCTACGGCGTGCTGGACCGCAGGCTCGACGGCCGCGATTTCGTCGCCGGCGATCTCTCGGTGGCCGATTTCGCCATCCTCGGCTGGGCCTGGCGCCATCCGCGCCACAAGGTCGAGCTATCAGACTTCCCCAACGTCAAGCGCTGGTACGAGGCACTGATGGCCCGCCCCGCGACCAAGCGAGGTATGGAAGCGAAGCTGGATTGA
- a CDS encoding response regulator, which yields MSQNPHIFIVDDEAPAREMVGDYLKMHGFGVTLCDGGKSLRKEIESSTPDLVVLDLNMPEEDGLSIIRDLKSKINVPVIMLTATASPIDRVVGLELGADDYVAKPCELRELMARIRSVLRRSGPAKTAATEPASGKAEKEQLVRFGTKWLDLEAQALRDDEGNEHPLTASEFGLLKVFAANPKRVLSRERLLELANARDAEAFDRAVDLRIMRIRRKIEFDPTKPSVIRTIRGGGYLFSPTGDKA from the coding sequence ATGAGCCAGAACCCGCATATCTTCATCGTCGATGACGAGGCGCCGGCCCGCGAGATGGTCGGCGACTATCTCAAGATGCATGGCTTCGGCGTGACGCTGTGCGACGGCGGCAAGAGCCTGCGCAAGGAGATCGAGAGCAGCACGCCCGATCTCGTGGTGCTCGACCTCAACATGCCCGAGGAAGACGGGCTCTCGATCATCCGCGACCTCAAGAGCAAGATCAACGTCCCCGTCATCATGCTGACAGCTACTGCCAGCCCGATCGACCGGGTGGTCGGCCTGGAGCTCGGCGCCGACGATTATGTCGCCAAGCCCTGCGAATTGCGCGAGTTGATGGCGCGGATCCGCTCGGTGCTGCGGCGGAGCGGGCCGGCCAAGACCGCCGCGACGGAACCGGCGAGCGGCAAGGCTGAAAAGGAGCAATTGGTGCGGTTCGGCACCAAATGGCTCGATCTGGAGGCCCAGGCGCTGCGCGACGACGAAGGCAACGAGCATCCGCTGACCGCTTCCGAATTCGGCCTGCTGAAGGTGTTCGCGGCCAACCCGAAGCGCGTGCTGTCGCGCGAGCGGCTCTTGGAACTCGCCAATGCCCGCGACGCCGAAGCCTTCGACCGCGCCGTCGACCTCCGCATCATGCGCATCCGCCGCAAGATCGAGTTCGATCCGACCAAGCCCTCGGTGATCCGCACCATCCGCGGCGGCGGCTACCTGTTCTCGCCGACCGGCGACAAGGCGTAA
- the polA gene encoding DNA polymerase I has product MPKTASKDPAKPAEKPAPKTAKPAAAKPVASKPAAKGDHIFLVDGSGYIFRAYHALPPLNRKSDGLQVNAVLGFCNMLWKLLRDMPEDNRPTHLAIIFDKSEITFRNKLYPDYKAHRPPAPDDLIPQFALIREAVRAFDLPCLEQVGFEADDLIATYARLASERGASTTIVSSDKDLMQLVSDKVLMYDTMKDRRIGRDEVIEKFGVPPEKVVEVQALAGDSTDNVPGVPGIGVKTAAQLIIEYGDLDQLLFRAGEIKQPKRREALLENAEKARISRQLVLLDDKVDLEVPLDDLAVHEPDARKLVAFLKAMEFSTLTRRVADYAQIDPANVDADPGNKSGASVFSPLPPSDVTPAQGDAPASAAAPAARAKPTGARDDKNSSLKGTPAALAEARGEAIRKTGFDRKAYQAISSLDQLNALIARAHDAGYLAIEAMSESIDPMQAELAGLALAVAPNDACYVPLGHREAGGGAGLFDAGLAPGQIKTADVLTALKPLLESAGIQKVGFNVKFTSVTLAQHGITLRNIDDAQLMSYALDAGRGSHALEQLAERWFGHAVVNYGGLVGSGKGKLTFDQVTIDKATEYAAESADVILRLWRVLKPRLVAERMTTVYETLERPLVSVLARMERRGISIDRQVLSRLSGDFAQTAARVEAEIQEIAGEPVNVGSPKQIGDIIFGKMGLPGGTKTKTGAWSTTAQVLDDLAEQGHEFPKKILEWRQVSKLKSTYTDALPTYVNPQTHRVHTTYALAATTTGRLSSNEPNLQNIPVRTEDGRKIRRAFIATPGHKLVSADYSQIELRLLAEIADVPVLRQAFRDGLDIHAMTASEMFGVPIKDMPSEVRRRAKAINFGIIYGISAFGLANQLGIAREEASAYIKKYFERFPGIRAYMDETKDFCRRNGYVTTLFGRKMYYPDIKASNASVRAFNERAAINARLQGTAADIIRRAMIRVEDALAEKKLSAQMLLQVHDELIFEVPDNEVAATLPVVQKVMQDAPFPAVLLSLPLQVDARAANNWDEAH; this is encoded by the coding sequence ATGCCGAAAACAGCCTCCAAAGACCCCGCCAAGCCAGCTGAAAAGCCCGCTCCGAAGACCGCCAAACCCGCCGCTGCCAAGCCGGTTGCGAGCAAGCCGGCGGCCAAGGGCGACCATATCTTTCTGGTCGACGGCTCGGGCTACATCTTCCGCGCCTATCACGCGCTGCCGCCGCTCAACCGCAAGTCCGACGGCTTGCAGGTCAACGCCGTGCTCGGCTTCTGCAACATGCTGTGGAAGCTCTTGCGCGACATGCCGGAGGACAACCGGCCGACTCATCTCGCGATCATCTTCGACAAGTCCGAGATCACCTTCCGCAACAAGCTCTATCCGGATTACAAGGCGCACCGGCCGCCGGCGCCGGACGATCTGATCCCGCAATTCGCGCTGATCCGCGAGGCGGTGCGCGCCTTCGACCTGCCCTGTCTCGAACAGGTCGGCTTCGAGGCCGACGATCTGATCGCGACCTATGCGCGGCTCGCCAGCGAGCGCGGCGCATCGACGACCATCGTCTCCTCCGACAAGGACCTGATGCAGCTCGTCTCCGACAAGGTCTTGATGTACGACACCATGAAGGATCGCCGCATCGGCCGCGACGAGGTGATCGAGAAGTTCGGCGTGCCGCCGGAGAAGGTGGTCGAGGTGCAAGCGCTGGCCGGCGATTCCACCGACAACGTGCCCGGCGTGCCCGGCATCGGCGTCAAGACCGCCGCACAGCTGATCATCGAATATGGCGACCTCGATCAACTGCTGTTCCGCGCCGGCGAGATCAAGCAGCCGAAGCGGCGCGAGGCGCTGCTGGAGAATGCCGAGAAGGCGCGCATCTCGCGCCAGCTCGTGCTGCTCGACGACAAGGTCGACCTCGAGGTGCCGCTCGACGACCTCGCGGTGCACGAGCCCGACGCGCGCAAGCTGGTCGCCTTCCTCAAGGCGATGGAGTTCTCCACCCTCACCCGCCGCGTCGCCGACTACGCGCAGATCGACCCGGCCAACGTCGACGCCGATCCCGGCAACAAGAGCGGCGCCAGTGTGTTCTCGCCGCTGCCGCCGTCGGATGTCACGCCGGCACAAGGCGATGCACCCGCATCGGCCGCGGCACCGGCCGCGAGAGCCAAGCCGACCGGTGCGCGCGACGACAAGAACTCCAGCCTGAAGGGCACGCCGGCCGCGCTGGCCGAGGCCCGCGGCGAAGCGATCCGCAAGACCGGCTTCGATCGCAAGGCGTATCAGGCGATCAGTAGCCTCGACCAGCTCAACGCCTTGATCGCCCGCGCGCATGACGCCGGCTATCTCGCGATCGAGGCGATGTCGGAATCGATCGACCCGATGCAGGCCGAGCTCGCGGGACTGGCGCTCGCGGTGGCGCCCAACGACGCCTGCTACGTGCCGCTCGGCCACCGGGAGGCCGGCGGCGGCGCGGGCCTGTTCGACGCCGGCCTCGCGCCCGGCCAGATCAAGACCGCCGACGTGCTGACGGCGCTGAAGCCGCTGCTGGAGTCCGCAGGCATCCAGAAGGTCGGCTTCAACGTCAAGTTCACGTCGGTGACGCTGGCGCAGCACGGCATCACGCTGCGCAACATCGACGATGCGCAGCTGATGTCCTATGCGCTCGATGCCGGCCGCGGCTCGCACGCGCTGGAACAGCTCGCCGAACGCTGGTTCGGCCATGCCGTCGTCAATTACGGCGGCCTCGTCGGCAGCGGCAAGGGCAAGCTGACCTTCGACCAGGTCACGATCGACAAGGCGACCGAATACGCCGCCGAAAGCGCCGACGTGATCCTGCGGCTGTGGCGCGTGCTGAAGCCCCGCCTCGTCGCCGAGCGGATGACCACTGTCTACGAGACGCTGGAGCGGCCGCTGGTGTCGGTGCTGGCGCGGATGGAGCGCCGCGGCATCTCGATCGATCGCCAGGTCCTCTCGCGCCTCTCGGGCGATTTCGCGCAGACCGCGGCGCGCGTCGAGGCCGAGATCCAGGAGATCGCCGGCGAGCCGGTCAATGTCGGCAGCCCCAAACAAATCGGCGACATCATCTTCGGCAAGATGGGATTGCCCGGCGGCACCAAGACCAAGACCGGCGCGTGGTCGACCACCGCACAGGTGCTCGACGATCTCGCCGAGCAGGGCCACGAATTCCCGAAGAAGATCCTGGAGTGGCGCCAGGTCTCGAAGCTGAAATCGACCTACACCGATGCGCTGCCAACCTATGTCAATCCGCAGACCCATCGCGTCCACACCACCTACGCGCTGGCCGCGACCACCACGGGACGGCTGTCGTCGAACGAGCCGAACTTGCAGAACATCCCGGTGCGCACCGAGGATGGCCGCAAGATCCGGCGCGCCTTCATCGCGACGCCGGGCCACAAGCTGGTGTCGGCCGATTACTCCCAGATCGAATTGCGGCTGCTCGCCGAGATCGCCGACGTGCCGGTGTTGCGCCAGGCGTTCCGCGACGGGCTCGACATTCACGCGATGACAGCATCGGAGATGTTCGGCGTGCCGATCAAGGACATGCCGAGCGAGGTGCGCCGCCGCGCCAAGGCGATCAACTTCGGCATCATCTACGGCATCTCGGCGTTCGGCCTCGCCAACCAGCTCGGCATCGCGCGCGAGGAAGCCTCGGCCTACATCAAGAAATACTTCGAGCGCTTCCCCGGCATCCGCGCCTATATGGACGAGACCAAGGATTTCTGCCGCCGCAACGGCTATGTGACGACGCTGTTCGGCCGTAAGATGTACTACCCCGACATCAAGGCCTCCAACGCCTCGGTGCGCGCGTTCAACGAACGCGCCGCGATCAACGCGCGCTTGCAGGGCACCGCGGCCGACATCATCCGCCGCGCCATGATCCGGGTCGAGGACGCGCTCGCCGAGAAGAAGCTCTCGGCGCAGATGCTGTTGCAGGTGCATGACGAACTGATCTTCGAGGTGCCCGACAACGAGGTCGCGGCGACACTGCCGGTGGTGCAGAAGGTGATGCAGGACGCGCCGTTCCCGGCCGTGCTCCTGTCGCTTCCGTTGCAGGTCGATGCGAGAGCCGCGAACAATTGGGACGAGGCGCATTAG
- a CDS encoding DUF2865 domain-containing protein: protein MRRRVMLAAAAFAGSVVVLPAPVSAEGLFDFFFGGAPKQQGRQAPPQANFFADPFGLNQQPERQPSAPVSAPRVAGSGPAYCVRSCDGKYFPLTMRGNATPAQLCQAFCPASATKVYYGSHIDSSASSTGERYADSENAFAYRKALRADCTCNGRDPAGLAPVDLALDASLKAGDVIATTDGLVAYTGIRVGNEQSFDFTPVASYPGLTAAVRARLGEMKVAPVSAELAGDAPLPETSRDVAPSTVVPKGNTAKSGKRADAN from the coding sequence ATGCGGCGCCGCGTGATGCTTGCCGCCGCAGCGTTTGCGGGTTCCGTCGTGGTCCTCCCCGCACCCGTCTCGGCCGAAGGGCTGTTCGACTTCTTCTTTGGCGGTGCCCCGAAGCAGCAGGGCCGGCAGGCTCCGCCGCAGGCCAATTTCTTCGCCGACCCGTTCGGCCTCAACCAGCAGCCGGAACGACAGCCGTCCGCGCCCGTCTCGGCACCCCGCGTGGCCGGTTCCGGACCGGCCTATTGCGTGCGCAGCTGCGACGGCAAGTATTTTCCGCTGACGATGCGCGGCAACGCGACGCCGGCGCAGCTCTGCCAGGCATTCTGCCCGGCGAGCGCGACCAAGGTGTATTACGGCAGCCATATCGACAGCTCCGCATCGAGCACCGGCGAGCGTTACGCCGACAGCGAAAACGCCTTCGCCTATCGCAAGGCGCTGCGCGCCGACTGCACCTGCAACGGCCGCGACCCTGCCGGGCTCGCGCCGGTCGACCTCGCGCTCGATGCCTCGCTGAAAGCCGGCGACGTGATCGCGACCACCGACGGCCTCGTCGCCTATACCGGCATCCGCGTCGGCAATGAGCAATCGTTCGATTTCACGCCGGTCGCCTCCTATCCCGGATTGACCGCGGCGGTGCGCGCGCGGCTCGGCGAAATGAAGGTCGCGCCGGTCAGCGCCGAGCTCGCAGGCGATGCGCCGCTGCCGGAAACCAGCCGCGATGTCGCGCCGTCCACCGTCGTGCCGAAGGGCAACACGGCAAAGTCGGGCAAGCGGGCCGACGCGAACTGA